The following proteins are encoded in a genomic region of Protaetiibacter sp. SSC-01:
- a CDS encoding transglycosylase domain-containing protein: MPAQGSSARSLLGAGAGLLGFSAIAGLLVTVMVAPAIAVTGMTANNSISVFQEMPDYITIDKQHERNTIAVRNPDGSLLPIATWFDQNREEVTLDQIDEDLKWAAIDGEDRRFYEHGGVDMPSLIRAAVGQATKTSSSGASTLTMQLVRNILVLRAVNNTDYTEEQRTEAIEAATYPDLNRKLREMKLAIGMEKKYSKDEILAAYLNIVGMGSNTYGVEAGAQRFFGTSAKDVTPAQAASLIAIVQNPVKNTLIYPENYERNEKRRNVILGWMYTQGHLDKAQYEEALATPVDETTVSSNPPKSGCAVAAVEYRLPCDYALKSVLNGEVPSLGSDRDEQIKTWREGGLTLVLSINPDTQTTATQVAQQYAPPEESRFKLGAALASVQVGTGRIISMAQNKVFDDTGTGDPVSTSAVNLTADASHGASKGFQPGSTYKPYVLLAFLNAGHGLNETFNASVRDVPMAKFQDSCGGPYGGRFKFRNDQNESGLYTVTRGTAGSVNSVFIQMAMEVDQCDIAKLAASIGVHRADGKRDGSDLSTLPVCSIGGCENNIAPLTQAAAYAAISNHGVYCEPIIVDDILDANGESLGGQVPDCGQSLVTPAVADTAAYAMQSVMGGTASASNPRDGTPYMGKTGTTDAAVHTWMVGSSPQVATAVWVGNIEGEQNLRRIYVNGVQASVLRHKIFLPYAKKLDTYFPGGAFAQPDPALLKGVQVNVPDVLGLTPEQAKSAIELANLAYEDGGQMDSDLPVGTVVGTDPGAGSQVPKGTGVRVFTSNGQAATVPDVVSPNQNYNDAKDDLQAAGFTNVTQVCEEAEPGDPPGTMNNVVAQNPAAGSVVNKGIQVTLTVRKMSCP; this comes from the coding sequence ATGCCCGCTCAAGGATCCTCGGCTAGGAGTCTGCTCGGCGCAGGGGCCGGCCTTCTCGGCTTCAGCGCCATCGCCGGCCTCCTGGTGACCGTCATGGTGGCCCCCGCCATCGCCGTCACCGGGATGACCGCGAACAACTCCATCTCCGTGTTCCAGGAGATGCCCGACTACATCACGATCGACAAGCAGCACGAGCGCAACACGATCGCCGTCCGCAACCCCGACGGCTCGCTCCTGCCGATCGCCACGTGGTTCGACCAGAACCGCGAGGAGGTCACGCTCGACCAGATCGACGAAGACCTCAAGTGGGCGGCCATCGACGGCGAGGACCGCCGCTTCTACGAGCACGGCGGCGTCGACATGCCGTCGCTCATCCGCGCCGCCGTCGGCCAGGCGACCAAGACGAGCTCCTCGGGCGCCTCGACCCTGACGATGCAGCTCGTTCGCAACATCCTCGTGCTCCGCGCGGTGAACAACACCGACTACACGGAGGAGCAGCGCACGGAGGCCATCGAGGCCGCGACCTACCCCGACCTGAACCGCAAGCTCCGCGAGATGAAGCTCGCGATCGGCATGGAGAAGAAGTACTCCAAGGACGAGATCCTCGCGGCGTATCTCAACATCGTCGGCATGGGCTCGAACACCTACGGTGTCGAGGCCGGCGCGCAGCGCTTCTTCGGCACCTCCGCGAAGGATGTGACGCCCGCCCAGGCGGCGAGCCTCATCGCGATCGTGCAGAACCCGGTCAAGAACACCCTCATCTACCCCGAGAACTACGAGCGCAACGAGAAGCGCCGCAACGTCATCCTCGGCTGGATGTACACGCAGGGCCACCTCGACAAGGCACAGTACGAGGAGGCGCTCGCGACCCCGGTCGACGAGACCACCGTCAGCTCGAACCCGCCGAAGTCCGGCTGCGCCGTCGCGGCCGTCGAGTACCGCCTCCCCTGCGACTACGCGCTCAAGAGCGTGCTCAACGGCGAGGTGCCCTCGCTCGGCAGCGACCGCGACGAGCAGATCAAGACCTGGCGCGAGGGCGGCCTCACGCTCGTGCTGTCGATCAACCCCGACACGCAGACGACGGCCACTCAGGTCGCGCAGCAGTACGCCCCGCCGGAGGAGTCGCGCTTCAAGCTCGGCGCGGCGCTCGCGAGCGTCCAGGTCGGCACAGGCCGCATCATCTCGATGGCGCAGAACAAGGTCTTCGACGACACCGGCACGGGTGACCCGGTGTCGACCTCCGCAGTCAACCTGACGGCCGACGCCTCCCACGGCGCCTCGAAGGGCTTCCAGCCCGGTTCGACGTACAAGCCCTATGTTCTGCTCGCGTTCCTCAACGCCGGTCACGGCCTCAACGAGACGTTCAACGCGAGCGTCCGCGACGTGCCGATGGCGAAGTTCCAGGACAGCTGCGGCGGCCCGTACGGCGGCCGGTTCAAGTTCCGCAACGACCAGAATGAATCCGGGCTCTACACCGTCACCCGCGGTACGGCCGGCTCCGTCAACTCGGTCTTCATCCAGATGGCGATGGAGGTAGACCAGTGCGACATCGCCAAGCTCGCCGCCTCGATCGGTGTGCACCGCGCCGACGGCAAGCGGGACGGCTCGGACCTGTCGACGCTTCCGGTGTGCTCGATCGGCGGTTGCGAGAACAACATCGCGCCGCTCACGCAGGCCGCCGCCTACGCCGCGATCTCCAACCACGGCGTGTACTGCGAGCCGATCATCGTCGACGACATCCTCGACGCGAACGGCGAGTCGCTCGGCGGCCAGGTGCCGGACTGCGGGCAGTCGCTCGTGACGCCGGCTGTCGCCGACACGGCGGCCTACGCGATGCAGTCCGTGATGGGCGGAACCGCCTCAGCGTCGAACCCCCGCGACGGCACCCCGTACATGGGCAAGACGGGTACGACCGACGCCGCCGTGCACACGTGGATGGTGGGCTCGTCGCCGCAGGTCGCGACCGCGGTCTGGGTGGGCAACATCGAGGGCGAGCAGAACCTGCGACGCATCTATGTGAACGGCGTGCAGGCATCCGTGCTCCGCCACAAGATCTTCCTCCCCTACGCGAAGAAGCTCGACACGTACTTCCCGGGGGGCGCGTTTGCGCAGCCCGATCCCGCTCTCCTCAAGGGCGTGCAGGTCAACGTGCCCGACGTGCTCGGCCTCACGCCAGAGCAGGCGAAGTCGGCGATCGAGCTCGCCAACCTCGCCTACGAGGACGGCGGCCAGATGGATTCCGATCTCCCGGTGGGCACTGTCGTCGGCACCGACCCGGGAGCGGGTTCGCAGGTGCCTAAGGGAACCGGGGTGCGCGTCTTCACGAGCAACGGTCAGGCGGCCACCGTGCCCGACGTGGTCTCCCCGAACCAGAACTACAACGACGCGAAGGACGACCTCCAAGCCGCGGGCTTCACGAACGTGACACAGGTCTGCGAAGAGGCGGAGCCAGGTGATCCGCCGGGCACCATGAACAACGTGGTCGCCCAGAACCCGGCAGCGGGATCCGTCGTGAACAAGGGCATCCAGGTGACGCTCACGGTCAGGAAGATGTCCTGCCCATGA